AACAAATCCATCCTGCATACCAACCCCAATACCAACATATAACATATCATATATCCTTCTTTCCTGTCTATTTCAAGACTCACCGTCGGTGCCATTGTACACACCCTCTTTTCCActtattaacaaacaaacacCCACTCATCAACCATTCCAAACACCCACAAATTATGTCTATGCACGCAAAGACAGATTCCGAGGTAACCAGCTTAACAGCCTCATCACCAACACGCTCACCACAACGGCCGGTTTACTACGTACAAAGTCCCTCACGTGACTCGCACGATGGTGGCAAAACCACCAACTCCTTTCACTCAACCCCTGTGCTCAGCCCCAGTGGCTCCCCCAGCCGTCAATCTCGGAACTCTTCATCTACTAGATACTCCGGGTCTGTCCGACCCGGATCCAGAAAAGGCGGTCCACATCATTTGAAAGGAGAGAAGGGGTTTGATGCGATTGAGGAAGAGGGTCTGTACGATGAAGATGGTCGTAGGGGGATTCCGAGACGGTGTTATTTTCCGGCTTTTGTTGTTgggttttttgttttgtttacgTTTTTTGCTCTGGTTTTGTGGGGGGCTGCTAGACCTCAGAAGCCTGTTATCACCATGAgggtaagttttttttttcttgtttggGAAATCTTTTAGACTTTGATCTGGTAATTGAATCTTGTGATTATGATTAGATTTatgtttaaatcagaattatgTGTTTTTATTGATTGATTGTAAAATTAATTGAATTTTGTGGTGAATCTTATATGGGTTGATAGATGTTGACTTGCTAGTTGATTGAATCAGTCTCATCTAGATTTATGCTTAAAGTGCTTATTAATGTAACAACCAGTGTTTTCAGAACTTATTAAGCATCCTTTCCCGTTTCAACCGGCTGATTGCTTGGTAAGACTGGTGAACCGGACCGGTGGTCAGACCGGGTTTTCAGTTTTTTATTTATACTTTTTGTTTTCTCTATTTTTTTCctttaaaatttaattttatgtTCACCATTTATTTAAGTCTATATTTTATTACATTTGTAAATTGACATTGTAGCGTaagatatttttatatttttatttttggagtaaactgtcaaaatgcTAGGTTTGGTTGCTTTTGGCTTTCCGACAGAAaagctggatgttaactgaaaaatctgattatattttgattttggatgaaatgacaacaaaactgaaaccacagggacccagattcaaaatgtttgagttttggattaaagtgacaaaaccttagggaccattttggcagtttactcgtATTTTTGTTTTGTGATAGTCATATGTGTatagttttaatttttataatgCCATATGTGGTCTGACTAGTGAACCGGTAAAACGACTGGTTTGCTATCCGATCTGATTCATTGGTTGAAACTTAGCGAACCTACCAATTAAAGAtgcatttctttttttttttttttttttgcagagtATTGCATTTGACCAATTTGTAGTAAATGCTGGGGCAGATGCATCTGGAGTAGCCACAGAGATGGTGACACCTCAACGTGCGAcacattattatatttttttatctatgtctaaATTATTTTTAAGACTTTACATCGCTATCTAAATTACTTTTAAGACTCTACAACGCAACGAACGAGACATACTCTTTTTTATCTATGTCTAATGACGTTAATGTCACAAATGTGTAACATGTGATGTAATGTCATGTGCAGGCGCCACATATTAATGTCATCGTTGTAgccgcaatgcttatataggttataCTGATATAGATCGGATAAGTCAAAACATGCGTTTTTATATGGTTAACATATCACATAACGTTTCACCATCTATAAATAGCTAACACGTTGCCGCCGCAACGCGCAACTATGGCAACAatctagttattattatttttggagtaaactgccattttggtccctgaggttttgCCACTTttgtccaaatctcaaactttttgcaattgggtccctatggtttcagttttattgccattttagtcca
Above is a window of Helianthus annuus cultivar XRQ/B chromosome 14, HanXRQr2.0-SUNRISE, whole genome shotgun sequence DNA encoding:
- the LOC110903952 gene encoding uncharacterized protein LOC110903952, yielding MSMHAKTDSEVTSLTASSPTRSPQRPVYYVQSPSRDSHDGGKTTNSFHSTPVLSPSGSPSRQSRNSSSTRYSGSVRPGSRKGGPHHLKGEKGFDAIEEEGLYDEDGRRGIPRRCYFPAFVVGFFVLFTFFALVLWGAARPQKPVITMRSIAFDQFVVNAGADASGVATEMVTPQRATHYYIFLSMSKLFLRLYIAI